A single region of the Kineosporia corallincola genome encodes:
- a CDS encoding pilus assembly protein TadG-related protein, with product MTRRRDDSGQATVFVVAFAVVLLVLAGLVVDGGLAINARQRVTDDVEQAARAGAREIQVDTLRADGTVLVDPDAAQAAAARFLAARDYPASGVSITADTGHVAVRATIEQKTALLSLIFFNSFTVTAQGQARPAVGITGEGLP from the coding sequence GTGACGAGACGGCGTGACGACTCCGGCCAGGCAACGGTTTTCGTGGTGGCGTTCGCGGTGGTTCTGCTGGTCCTGGCCGGTCTCGTGGTGGACGGCGGGCTGGCGATCAACGCGCGCCAGAGGGTGACGGACGACGTGGAGCAGGCCGCGCGTGCCGGAGCCCGGGAGATCCAGGTGGACACCCTGCGCGCGGACGGGACGGTCCTCGTGGATCCGGACGCGGCCCAGGCGGCGGCCGCGAGATTCCTGGCCGCCCGGGACTATCCGGCGTCCGGCGTGAGCATCACGGCCGACACCGGGCACGTGGCGGTGCGGGCGACGATCGAGCAGAAGACCGCGCTGCTGTCACTGATCTTTTTCAACAGTTTCACCGTGACCGCCCAGGGCCAGGCCAGGCCGGCGGTGGGCATCACCGGGGAGGGCTTGCCATGA